CTATTTCTACGCCAGGAGATGCCGGCATTTATACGATCAACCTCAAAGATTTGGGACTGAACCTGGAGCCGGACGTGCAATACCGGTGGTACGTCTCCGTGGTGCGAGACTCCAACTCGCACGCATCGGAGTTGGTAGCAGGTGGTGTGATCGAGCGGTGCGATTTATCCGCGTGTTTCGATCCCGTCCTGACCTGCGACAACCATCAAAACGTATTAGACAACGCGCGCCGAGGATTTTGGTACGACGCGATGTCGTGCGTCTGCAGCCTCATCGACAAGAACCCCGGTGACCCGGGCTTGCGAAGAATTCGCGCTCACCTGCTGAAGGAGGTTGGCCTTCATGGAGTAGCGGAGTGGGACCTTCGAATGATCCAATCCGCGCTTCACTAATTGCTGTGCTGACAGCAGTCAGTTGGTTTGCTGTGCTCGCTTCCCTTGATCCGCAGATCAGCCGGCCATCTTGCTGACCTGATTCATTCCTACAAACGTGGGTCCAAAGGCGCTTTGCACGGTCCGGCCGGGGTTAATCAATTCCGATCCACCACGAATCTATTTCGATTCATCAAAACCCATCCTATCTCTCTCCATCGCAATTCCTTATCTCATATTATTGGCGTGGGAACTTCTATTTGCGCGACGTTTTGGGCAGATGGCGGGTCGACACGAACTGGCATACGCTTTGCTGATCTCTTATGCGTGGACGCCCTCGCAATCCCGTGGGTATTCATTGGGCGTAGAGAGAGGGAGGGACCCGATGACTCAGGAGCTGATTCTTGGAGCGCTGCTCATTGGGATCATAGGGCTGATTTGGGCCTTAACGTGTGCGATCGTTGGTGAGGATCACCGTACGGACACTACTCGCGAAGACAAGCCCATGATTGCGCCTGCTGAATCCCGGCGGGTTTGAGGGCACCGTGCTTCTGCCGCGGGTAAGAAAACCTAACACCAAAACCTGAGTACAAAAGACTTGTATGCCTGATACCATTCCATCCAACAACGGCGTTCATGGGACTGGACTTCCGCAGTCGCCACTTCCTCGCACTCAGCCTGCGAGACAACGAGTGACCGTGTCCCTTCCCACGCCATTAGTGGAGCGACTTCGCAATGCAGTGTATTGGACGGGGCACTACACCCTTGCGCAAACCATCGTGGATTCGCTTGAAGATACCCTGACCGCCATGGAGCACGCCAACGGGGGGCCTTTTCCCGGACGGCTGGCTCCTCTCAAATCAGGGAGACGTCCCCGCAAGCCCCCACCTTCCCACCTCATTGCGACCGAATCTTCCTCCGGGGCCTGCGTCGCCAGTTGACCGCTCGCGCACCTATCGAGCGGTCTCTGCTCGCACTCAGAGTGGAGACACTGTCTTGTATTTCGAACATTTTCACGAGTAGGCTTTTATGCGGGCGTTCATAACCAGCATATCTTTTGCAGTATTTGCGGGTGTCCTTGCCGACTCTCGGCTTCTCAGCTGTGGAGGGCACCCGTGGCACAACACCGACCGTCTGGACATGCATGTCGTTCGGCCGCGTTGATTGCGGTGTTGTTCACCACTACACCACACTCGGGTCACACCGATGAATCGGTCATGCCGCCGGACCATATGCTCAGCGACGAGTTGAAGCTGCTCAAGGAAGAGCAGCCCTTCTCCCCGTCGTCTTCAGAACCCTACGTGATGACCGAGGATGACATCAGGGAGTCCGGGGCTGCGGATCTTCCGGAGTTGTTTCGGAAAATCCTTGGAGTTGACGGTCCACAGACGGGCAGAACGGACAGCGACCGCCGCACTCGTTCCGACAGTCAACGCATTGCCAACAGCTTCCTCGTTGAGGTGGATGGACACCCGACGTACGCCGATGCATCCGATTCTCTCACGTGGGTGAATATTCCCGTGACCTTGCCCGAAATCAAACGACTTGAATTGTGGAAGGAGTCGGCCTCTTCCCCTCATGGAACGATCGAGTATCGCATCGTGCTGAAGATCACGACAAAGACGCCGGGGAAGTGAGGCCGGGAGGAAATTATGGCTGTTTCAACGTCACAGCATACGGTCCTCGTGGTGGAGGATACCCAGGACATCGTGATGGGTTTAAAGGATTTCCTCGAACATGACGGCTACGCCGTCACCGTGGCCAGCACTTGTGCGAGCGCTATCGAGCACGTCCGGACACGACACCTGAACGCCATCCTGCT
The sequence above is a segment of the Nitrospiraceae bacterium genome. Coding sequences within it:
- a CDS encoding DUF928 domain-containing protein → MKTFVGLMLMVGTGLTLVWSGSGPIDAVAEQSVVSPDDPSKPLYVPPKKYAPRARVGGELRGTDESDPEIAALVPDHVALTAKKTPSLNWYLSKPTKHQIRFTFVDSRIIKPMYEAPISTPGDAGIYTINLKDLGLNLEPDVQYRWYVSVVRDSNSHASELVAGGVIERCDLSACFDPVLTCDNHQNVLDNARRGFWYDAMSCVCSLIDKNPGDPGLRRIRAHLLKEVGLHGVAEWDLRMIQSALH
- a CDS encoding TonB-dependent receptor plug domain-containing protein; this encodes MAQHRPSGHACRSAALIAVLFTTTPHSGHTDESVMPPDHMLSDELKLLKEEQPFSPSSSEPYVMTEDDIRESGAADLPELFRKILGVDGPQTGRTDSDRRTRSDSQRIANSFLVEVDGHPTYADASDSLTWVNIPVTLPEIKRLELWKESASSPHGTIEYRIVLKITTKTPGK